The following proteins are co-located in the Phyllostomus discolor isolate MPI-MPIP mPhyDis1 chromosome 1, mPhyDis1.pri.v3, whole genome shotgun sequence genome:
- the PTGR2 gene encoding prostaglandin reductase 2 isoform X1 translates to MIVQRVVLNSRPGKNGNPVAENFRVEEVNLPDNINEGQVQVRTLYLSVDPYMRCKMNEDTGSDYLAPWQLSQVVDGGGVGIVEESRHSHFTKGDFVTSFYWPWQTKVILDGNSLEKVDPRLVDGHLSYFLGAIGLCGLTSLIGIQEKGHITAGSNQTMVVSGAAGACGSLAGQIGHLLGCSRVVGICGTQEKCLLLTTELGFDGAINYKKENVAEQLRELCPAGVDIYFDNVGGDISNTVISQMNQNSHIILCGQISQYNKDVPYPPPLPPAVEAIQKERNITRERFMVLNYKDKFESGILQLSQWFKEGKLKVKETMINGLENMGAAFQSMMAGGNIGKQIVCISEEASLPSL, encoded by the exons ATGATTGTACAAAGAGTGGTACTGAATTCCCGACCTG gaaaaaatggtAATCCGGTGGCAGAAAATTTCCGAGTAGAAGAAGTAAACTTACCAGATAATATCAATGAAGGACAAGTACAAGTCAGAACCCTTTATCTTTCTGTGGATCCTTACATG CGCTGTAAAATGAACGAGGACACGGGAAGTGATTATTTGGCGCCTTGGCAGCTCTCTCAAGTGGTTGACGGTGGAGGTGTTGGGATTGTAGAAGAAAGCAGACACTCGCATTTTACTAAAGGGGATTTTGTGACTTCTTTCTATTGGCCCTGGCAAACCAAGGTTATTCTGGATGGAAATAGCCTAGAAAAG GTAGACCCACGACTTGTGGACGGACACCTTTCATACTTTCTTGGAGCTATCGGTTTATGCGGTTTGACGTCCTTGATTGGGATACAGGAGAAAGGTCACATAACTGCTGGCTCTAATCAGACAATGGTTGTTAGTGGGGCCGCTGGTGCTTGTGGATCCCTGGCCGGGCAG ATTGGCCACTTGTTGGGCTGTTCCAGAGTGGTGGGAATTTGTGGAACACAGGAGAAGTGCCTCCTTTTGACCACAGAACTGGGCTTCGATGGTgcaattaattataaaaaagagaacGTGGCAGAACAGCTTCGTGAATTATGCCCAGCTGGCGTGGATATTTACTTTGACAACGTTGGCGGTGACATAAGTAATACAGTGATAAGTCag ATGAATCAGAACAGCCACATCATCCTGTGTGGTCAGATTTCTCAATACAACAAAGATGTGCCTTATCCCCCTCCGCTACCTCCTGCTGTGGAAGcaatccagaaagaaagaaacatcacaaG AGAAAGATTTATGGTGCTCAACTATAAGGACAAATTTGAGTCTGGTATTCTACAGCTGAGTCAGTGgtttaaagaaggaaaactaaaG GTCAAAGAAACTATGATAAATGGATTAGAAAACATGGGAG ctgCATTCCAGTCCATGATGGCAGGGGGTAATATTGGAAAGCAGATAGTTTGCATTTCAGAAGAAGCCTCTTTGCCATCCCTATAA
- the PTGR2 gene encoding prostaglandin reductase 2 isoform X2 has protein sequence MIVQRVVLNSRPGKNGNPVAENFRVEEVNLPDNINEGQVQVRTLYLSVDPYMRCKMNEDTGSDYLAPWQLSQVVDGGGVGIVEESRHSHFTKGDFVTSFYWPWQTKVILDGNSLEKVDPRLVDGHLSYFLGAIGLCGLTSLIGIQEKGHITAGSNQTMVVSGAAGACGSLAGQIGHLLGCSRVVGICGTQEKCLLLTTELGFDGAINYKKENVAEQLRELCPAGVDIYFDNVGGDISNTVISQMNQNSHIILCGQISQYNKDVPYPPPLPPAVEAIQKERNITRERFMVLNYKDKFESGILQLSQWFKEGKLKVKETMINGLENMGVFRL, from the exons ATGATTGTACAAAGAGTGGTACTGAATTCCCGACCTG gaaaaaatggtAATCCGGTGGCAGAAAATTTCCGAGTAGAAGAAGTAAACTTACCAGATAATATCAATGAAGGACAAGTACAAGTCAGAACCCTTTATCTTTCTGTGGATCCTTACATG CGCTGTAAAATGAACGAGGACACGGGAAGTGATTATTTGGCGCCTTGGCAGCTCTCTCAAGTGGTTGACGGTGGAGGTGTTGGGATTGTAGAAGAAAGCAGACACTCGCATTTTACTAAAGGGGATTTTGTGACTTCTTTCTATTGGCCCTGGCAAACCAAGGTTATTCTGGATGGAAATAGCCTAGAAAAG GTAGACCCACGACTTGTGGACGGACACCTTTCATACTTTCTTGGAGCTATCGGTTTATGCGGTTTGACGTCCTTGATTGGGATACAGGAGAAAGGTCACATAACTGCTGGCTCTAATCAGACAATGGTTGTTAGTGGGGCCGCTGGTGCTTGTGGATCCCTGGCCGGGCAG ATTGGCCACTTGTTGGGCTGTTCCAGAGTGGTGGGAATTTGTGGAACACAGGAGAAGTGCCTCCTTTTGACCACAGAACTGGGCTTCGATGGTgcaattaattataaaaaagagaacGTGGCAGAACAGCTTCGTGAATTATGCCCAGCTGGCGTGGATATTTACTTTGACAACGTTGGCGGTGACATAAGTAATACAGTGATAAGTCag ATGAATCAGAACAGCCACATCATCCTGTGTGGTCAGATTTCTCAATACAACAAAGATGTGCCTTATCCCCCTCCGCTACCTCCTGCTGTGGAAGcaatccagaaagaaagaaacatcacaaG AGAAAGATTTATGGTGCTCAACTATAAGGACAAATTTGAGTCTGGTATTCTACAGCTGAGTCAGTGgtttaaagaaggaaaactaaaG GTCAAAGAAACTATGATAAATGGATTAGAAAACATGGGAG TCTTCAGACTCTGA